In Flammeovirga kamogawensis, the sequence CAGTTAATTTTATGGTATAAAAGATTGTATTTACTTGCTGATCGGCATCTTTAAAGAAAAATACTTCCCCTACATTTGTAACATGATCAACAACAAAAAGATCAATTACAATTTAAACACGCTCTCAATTATTAAAACATATACTACCATGAAAAATTTAATCAAACTAAGTGCTTTCGTACTATTATTCTTTTTTACAATAACATCCTATGCATCTTCAATTTATTATTTACCTTATAATGGCATATCATATTTCTTTAAATCATCTTTAAACGGAAAAGACGTTAGTTTAATATTTAATGATTTAGATGGAGAAGAAATAAACTTTATTATTACGAATAAGCAAGGAGACGTTTTTTACGAAAAGAAAATTATTGGTACAGGACGTATAGTAGAAGATATTAACCTAAAATCTTTACCTGAAGGAAATTTTATATTCAGAATGAGTTTTGAGGATAAAATAATGCAAAGAGAGTTTTTTGTGACTCCATCAAAAACATCCATTATGCTTAATTATTCGCTTACTTCTAATCAAGATAAATTTCGTATTTCTGTAAAAGATGAAGCACTTTTCTTACTTCTTGAAAAGAATGTTAAAGGGTTTGTGAAGATGCGCCTTAAAAAAGAAAATGGCGAAATTCTTTATACAAACAAGTTTTTAGCAGAAGCCAAAAAATTAAAAAAATATGAATTAAATCAGTTGCCAGCTGGTGTTTATGTAGCAGAGCTAGAAATAGGCGGCAAATTATATTCAGACTCATTTTCAATCTTATAATATAATAGTGATAAAATAGTTAGTTAAGAATTCATTTCATTTCATACTTTGGAAGAGGTTATCATACTGTGGTAACCTCTTTTTGTTTTATAGGAATATATAAAACAATACTTAGTTTTTTTGCTTAGGGTACATAACAAGGCAAATAATACAGTTCGTCTTTAAAAGCAGCTCCTTTTTGAGACGTGAAAAAGGTAACCCCTAAACTATAATTTCATTATAATTCGAGAGGTTACCCTATCTATGGATTATTCCATTATTTATTAACACTTACATGAAAAATCGCATCACCTTTATATACATTAGGTGCTGTATTTAAACCAAATATATAACAATCAAAAGGCGCATATATTTTCTTTTCAAATTTACCAAAAGGGTCTGATATTCTACCTAACAGCATTTTCTTTGTTACTTTCTGACCATTCTCAACAGCAGATTCAAATATGCCAGAATAAGAAGCTCTTATCCATTTACTTTTCTCAATTAGAACAGTTTCTGAATTCACCTCTATTTCGCCATCATGCATCTTTAAATACTTCATGACATTTATAGCTCCAGTTACACCACAATCTATTACAGACTTATCCAATTGCAATGATTTACCACCTTCAAATAAAATAATTGTCTTCCCTAATTTATGTACTGTTTCTCTTAATGAATGTGCAATATATTTAGAATGCATTAGGTATGGAGCACCAAAAACCTGTGCTAAACTAAGCTGCTTTTCATTGTTAATATCACATCTAACATTAGGATAGTTGCTTCTATCCGCACCACCTGTATGAAAGTCTAAAACATAATCTACAAATGGGGCAATTTCTTTGGTAAACTTAAACGCAAACTGACTTGCCAAAGAACCTTTACTAGATCCTGGGAACATGCGGTTTAAATCTCTTCCATCAGGAAATTCTCTTGTCAAATTTAAATACCCAAAAACGTTAAAAACAGGAATACAAATTATAGTACCTCTCTTTGGTATATTGTATTTTTTTCTAATAATATCTCTAACAATTGCAACACCGTTCGATTCGTTTCCATGCACACCGCCTAGTAACAATAAAACAGGGCCATCTTCTTTTCCTCGTTCTACAATTACAGGTACTTTCAAACTATTACTCGTATGTAGTTTTGCAACTTCTAACTCAAGTACAGCACCTTTCCCTTTAGGGATTTCCGTTCCTAAAAGAACAAATTTATCTTTAGACATTTCTTTCTAAGTATTTAATAATTTCTTTTGCAATATCAATTTTCGTCGCATTTTCTATTCCCTCTAAACCAGGAGAAGAATTGACTTCTAAAACCAACGGTCCATTTGTAGACTGTAACATATCTACCCCTGCTACACCAAGTCCCATTGCTTTTGTTGCTTTTAATGCCGTAAGTTCTTCTTCATTAGATAACTCAATTAACTCTGCGCTACCTCCTCTATGTAGGTTAGAACGGAATTCACCCTCTTTACCTTGGCGTTTCATTGCTCCAATTACACGTCCGTCTACCACAAAAACACGAATATCTGCCCCTCCAGATTCTTTAATAAATTGCTGGGCAATAACTCTTGCTTTTAGACCATTAAAAGCTTCAATTACAGAACTTGCCGCATTCTTTGTTTCTGCTAACACAACACCTAACCCTTGTGTACCTTCTAAAAGTTTAAGGATTAATGGAGCACCACCTACAGATTCAATCACATGATCTACATCTTTTGCATAGTTAGTAAACACTGTTTTAGGTAACCCCACTCCAGCCTTAGCCAAAATTTGTAAACTTCTTAGTTTATCTCTTGAATCAGTCAATGCCTGAGAACCCACTGCAGAAAAAACATTCATCATCTCGAACTGACGTACCACAGCGGTACCATAGAAAGTTACTGAAGAACCAATTCTTGGAATAATAGCATCTATATTTTCTAAGTATTTACCATTATAAAATACTCTTGGGCTTTTCTTTTCTAATTCTATTGTACACTTTAAATGGTCTACAATGATAGCTTCATGTCCTAACTCTTCTGCTGCTTCTACTAAACGTTTTGTAGAATATAAATTATTGTTTCTAGAGAGAATTGCAATTTTCATTTTATTACTTTTTTATTGAGTTAAATTATTTTTTAGTAGGAATGATTCGTCCTTTTTAGACGTATCCACCATAAATTTTTTATTTAAAAATTTCCTTCCAATTAAAACAGGAAACTTCATTTCACTTCTATTAGTAAGTGATAATTCAATTGGGTATTTCTTATTAAAAAGAATAACCTGAGTCTTTATTATAAATCGTTTCTCAACCTCCCCAAAGGAACTTCTAATATTTTTTTCTGTATATTCTTTTACCTTAATTACTTGATTTTGGTATTTTAAATACGCTGGGTCAAGTGTTTTAAAATGAAGGTATTTTATACCTTTAATTTCTATTTCTTTTATATCATGACAGTGGATTGATGAAGTATAAGCACCTGTATCTATTTTCACAGCAAGGTCTTCCAAGTATAAATCAGGAAAATCCACTTTGTCACTTCTTCCAATTATTTCCATTACAGTTATTTTTCTAAACTATTATTTCAGTTGATATCATATAATTTTTATTCTTATTAAATGATGCTCAAAACAATTGAGATGGCTAGTAATACGGTAGATAAACACCCTATGTTACGGTCATAATTGTGAAAAAATTATAAAAAGGTAAACTGCTGATTACAATATATTTAGTTGATAAAAAAGCGCTTTTTTTTAGGGTAAAAACTATCAAAATTCGATTTTCAAAACTACCTCAAAAATTACTAACGAGTGTTAATGCACTTATTACATTAAAATAAAACACATCTATTTATTTCCATCAAATGTCTCGTCCTGAATTAGTGTTACACAAAACGTAACATTATGAATGAAGATCAAGAATATCAGTACACTAAACGTACACAAAAAGATTATAGCTACTCTTTTAAATTACAAGTTGTAGATGAAGTGGAACGAGGGGAAATAGGTATAACGGCAGCAAGACTTAAATATGGAATACAAGGTCATGGTACCATCCGTACTTGGATAAGAAAGTATGGTAATTTAGATTGGGATAATAAATCTGATTTAAAAATGGGAAAGACACCAGAACAAAAATTATTGGAGCTAGAACAAAAGGTTCTATTATTAGAGAAGCAAAAAGCTTCTTTAGAAAAACAACTCTACGTAACAGATAAAAAAGCAATTTTCTTTGATATGATGATCGATATTGCTGAGGATGAGTTTAATATTCCTATTAGAAAAAAGTCTTTACCCAAGCAGTTGACCAATTCAAAAAAGAAGAAAAAATAGGAGTCAAACCGACTTGTGAATTGCTTGGGTTAAATCGACAAATTTATTATCGTTCGAAAAGGAAAGTAAAAAAGAATAATAGTATTGCATCTAAAGTAGTAGACTTAGTGAAAAGAATTCGTTTGAAGCAAACTAAAATAGGGACAAGGAAATTATATCAATTACTTCTTCCTGAATTGCAATTACTAAATGTAGGTAGAGATAAGCTTTTTGATATCATGAGGGCTAATCGACTCGATATCAAGCCTAAAAAACAATATCATGTCACTACAAATTCTCATCACAGATTTAAAAAGCATAAAAACCTTATTGAGCATTTGGAAATAAATAGACCTGAACAAGTATTAGTTTCTGATATAACTTACATAGGTGAGCGAAGTAACCCAATGTATCTCTCCTTAGTAACAGATGCCTATTCTAAGAAAATAATGGGGTTAAATGTATCAGATAGTTTGAATGCAAATGGAGCTATTGCAGCATTAAAAGAAGCACTGAAAAATAGAAACTATGTTGATTTACCAATGATACACCATTCAGATAGAGGATTACAATATTGTAGTCACGAGTATCAACGACATCTTCAGGAAAATAAAGTATTGTGCTCGATGACAGAATCTTACGATCCTTATCAAAATGCAGTAGCAGAAAGAATAAACGGAATTCTTAAGCAAGAATTTATTTTAGGAATAAAAATTAATGATCTCGATTTAATGAATAAATTTATTAGAGAATCTGTATATATTTACAATAATGAAAGGCCTCATTGGAGTAATTATATGAAGACACCTGTTGAGATGCATCAGCAAAGTGAAATAAAAATGAGAACTTATAAAAGTAAAAATAGCACCGAGTCTACACTCGATGCTATCAATATATAATAGGTCTAAATCTGTAACGCTATGGACGGACTAGACAAAATGATTAAGAATGGGGCTAGATAAAGAAAGTATGAATTGGTAAGAGACGATAAAATAAGAATGTGTAAATTATTGTAAGAAATGATAGAAATAGACATCTTATTTTTACTTAATGCTTATTTTGTATATTTAGTCTATTATTTGATTTAAATACAATACCCTAAACACTATACAAACATGCTAAAATTTCTATTCATTACATTTTTATTTCTTCCTTTTAATTTAGTCTTTGGACAGACTTTGCCATTAAAATATGAGGCATCTTTAGCTAGTTATTCAGATTTTAAAACATTGGTTGAAGAAGTTGAACCTTATCGAGAGGAACGTCTTATAAGCTTAGACAGGTTTCTTGAGATGAGTAAAGAAAAGAACGTAATTATTCTCGACAGCCGTTCTAAATTCAGGTACGATAGAAAACACTTAAAAGGCGCTGTAAACTTGACTTTTGCAGATTATACACAAGAAAGTCTATGGGAGTTAATTCCAGACCCAAACACAATTATTCTAATTTATTGCAATAATAACTTTATTGGAGATCAAGTAGATTTTAGATCTAAAGTTGCAAAACCAAAGCCTGATGTTGTAGAAACGCAAATTTTATCAAACAAAAAGCCAATAATGTTGGCCTTAAATGTTCCTGTTTTTATCAATTTATATGGATATGGTTATCGTAATATTTATGAGTTAAATGAGTTGGTAAATATCAACGACAAGCGTATTAAATTTAAAGGGACAGAAGTAAAATAGGTAATCACCTAATCAATTTTGATAGATAATCAAACTTTAAGATACTTGTCTTCATATAAAAGAATAATATCTGCTTGTAATGAAGATAAAGTTATACATTTCATTTCATATTTTGGAAGAGGTTATCATAGTGTAGTAAACTCGTTTTGTCTATAATAATTAATACATTAGTTCTATCTTTAGAGAATAATTAATAAAATAGACTCTCCATGCGTTTACTTCTTTTCTACTTACTACTTACATTTTATTATCTTACTTCTTTTGCCCAGCAAACTTCTTTTTATCCTTATAAGAACTACTATTTTACTGTAGGGGATGCCAACGAAGATTATGCAATTGGTCTAATGCAAGGTTATGACGATCAAGATGGAATGTTTGCGGTAATTTTAATTAATGCAGACGGTACATATCAATACATGACTTTAGGTGAATATAGTGAGGTAACTGATATAAAAATACACCCCTCGTTACCAATAGTTGCCGTTTCTTCTTTACATAAAAATGAAAATAAAGTTGGTGAATTGACATTTTACGATGTTAAAAACAATGCACTAATCGGTAAGATTCAAGGAAATTATGAACAGCTTCAGTTCTTAGATAATGATTCATCGATTACAGCTCTTCAGAAAAGCTATGGTTTTACAAATCGCATAGATAGAATAAACTGGAAGACACAAAAAAACACAGGTACTTTTTATTTTAAAGATATTAAAAAGTACTTTATTTCATCTATACCTAATCAATTAGTATACCTTAAAAATGGCTTTTTGAGTACTTTAGATACACTTAATGTACTAGATGTAGCAAAAAGTTCTACGCAAACAATTCCTCTACAGTTAGTCTCTTTTACTACTGGAGGGAAAACTAAATACCTAAAAGATGGGAAAATACCAATTTGGAAAAACAATAATTGGTCGTCTAAAACAATTAAAAATATTATTCCTATTAGTAACCCTACTTCTCTAATTCCAAGGTTAGAAAACAGTTATTATATAGAAGATATTAATAATAAATTCCAAAGGTATTTTCTTTCCGACTTTTCTTTAGGAAATGCATCCGATTATATTTTAACACAAGCTGGTAGTAAACAACTTCTACTTTTCGAGGATAAAATCTATTATGCAATAGGACAAAATAATGTAAAAGAAATACAAAGTCCTTTTTATCTAAATCTTTCAAAGAACAGTAATGTATCTATATTATCAACAAAAATTGTAGAGAAAGGTACTTGGATTTTTACAGGAAGTGGAATTCAGTTTGCAGAGTTTCCTCAAAGGAATTTTATTCCTAAAAAAGCTCCTCCACATATTGATTTCCCAAAAGGGTTTAAAGAAATAAATAAAGATATTACTTGGGTCAATAAAGCTGGTACAGTCCAAAAATATGATTTTGTAGATACTGAGGTAAAAAATGAACTTCCACTTATTAAATCTTACCAACTAGCAAATAATGGAAATAAACAAGGATCATTTTCTAAAGATGGATTGCATTTTACAATTAATAAAAAAGACAATATCATCTATGCCTATTTTAATTACGCTGGAGCAAACTCAATTGATTACCTCTCTGGGATTAATGCGTTTAATTTATCATCAGATTCCATAGTAAATACATTCGATGATTTTAATGCAATTATAGATAACCTAATATTTAATAGGTTTCACTACGACGAAAAATCAGAAAGTATCTATCTATGTTATCACTCTTCCTTTGGGTCTCCATCAAATAATTATAAAATTGATGTGGTTAAAAAAGGTAGCTTTGAAAAGGTTGAAGAATGGCCAGAAAAATTCACTTCGATACTATCACACAATAGAGTTTTAAATCAATACGAAAAGCTAAATATAAAAGGCTTTTCTCCAATTTCTGCAAATAAAAAACTCGGAGATTTAAACCTTGATTGGTTTGATGGTGTACCGTACTTGTATATCGAACACAAAAATATATTATTATTCCCATTTAATAATAAAAATGGAAATAGTGAATTATTTGTCTATGATACCTCTTTGGCTTTAGATAACCCAACTTTTCTTCGTTCGTATGCTATTGGTGATAAAATAACTCAAATTGATTTTCATAACAATCAGGTAATTATTGGATTAAAAAAAGGGGAAATCCAATTTATTGATTTAGAAAAATTAATAAATAAGAGTAGAATTAAAGAGAAGCAATTTGGAGAAAATATGCTTTCTGTTTACATCAATAAATCTCATGAGGGTAAAATAAAAGGGTTAAATTTTATCAATAATGGACAACAACTATTGATACGTGATAACAACTCCTCTTTTAGTATATGGGATTTAAAAAATGGACTGCAAACTTTTTTCGAAACTAGTAGTGATAAAGGGTGGTTTTACCAAAAGGAAGACACGTTAGTTCATAGAGGAAAACACAAGGTAAATGAAAAGTGGCTACTCTCTAAAGAAGTGAAAATTTATGATAGTAGTGATTATAACTCAATAGAATACCTACAATACGACGAGAATAATACCCTTTTTTTAGATCGTAACCAACTAGTTATTGTTTCTGAAAACGACTCTAATGCCATCAGTATTAATAAACTGAAAAGCAATTACATTTATAAAGAATATGAATATAGCAATGCCGTTAAAAAAACAAGTGAATTATTAGCGGCGAAGAAATATAAAAATAAAATTGCCTTCCTATTTAGTAATGGATGGGTAGGTGTCTATTCTTTAAAAATTGACCAATGCTTTTATAAGGTTGATCTATCAACTTTAGAAAAAATTAATCAGTTGCCTAAAGAAAGTACTATTTCCATGAATTATGGAGCACTTACTATTGATAAAAATAATGATGCACTTTATGTTTCTAACCAAAATAATGAAGTTGTACAATTGCAATTCAGTACAGGTGATTTCATCAACAAAATAACGCCATTTAAAAATTCCGACAGCCCTATTTCGGCTATAGAAGTGAATAAAAATTTACTCGCTATAGGAAATACAAATAGTAAGGTGAAAATCTTTTCAACAGCACCTTTAGCAGATCTATTTACTTTATATACACCCACCAACGATATCTTTAAAAAGAAGGAAGTAAGTCCTTTCAATCAAAGTGCATTTTATGTAAGTTACCTCTCTAGAAATGAATTGATGTATGTTGATTTTTCTAATGAGTTTTTTACCCAACATAAAATGAAAACAGGTCAATATAAGCTTGTTGAAACTGCTGGTGATTATACCTACGAGACAACAAAAGCTTATTATCTTTCATCACAAATATGCTTAAATAACAAAATAATAGGCATTGATTATTCAGAGAATCAATACGTAATGGAGTACGATTTGATTAATAAAAGCTATAAAAAGCTTTTTAAAATTGAGGTACAAGAAGATGAAAAAATGTATGCTTTATTCAAAAGCCCTGATGATACAATGTATGGTATCTACATAACAAAAAAAGATGGTTCTTATTACGAACAAGAAGTTGTAAAAGTGCTGCTCTATTCTACGAAGAATCATGAGAAAATCTCTGAAATAAACACCTCTACTTTTGGTGTAAGTAATCTTTTTAATCACATACATTTTATAAATAACCATGAGTTAGTTTTTATAAAAGATGGTAATACTTTCTTCACTTATAATCTAACAACAAAAACTGGTAAATTATTAAATAATACAGAGGTAAAAAACATCTCTTCTAATTACTTCTTAAGTGATGGAACGGTACTACACACAGCTTATAAAAGTACAACATCTACTAAAAACAAACTGCTCTATAGTATTGATTTTAATAAAGAATTAGAAGTTATAGACTTAACTACTTCCAAATCTATAAAACACTGGCCACTCCCTATAGATACTTACCGTTCGTTTTTAATGAACGACGATAAAGTATTGGTCACTGCATCGGAGAAGAAAGAGATTTTGTTTTGGGATGTAGATCAAAATGTTGGTGAGTTATTGGCTACTATGTACCTCTCTCCTAGTATGGATTATATTATCTATACTCCAGACCTATATTATACATCTACTAAAAGTATTGACGACCTTATAAGTATAAAATCTAATAATAATGTCTATAAATTTGAACAGTTTGATTTGATGCTAAATAGACCCGATATAGTATTTGATAGATTAAAATTTGCCAATCCAAAATTGGTGGAATATTATACAGAACTAAGGAAGAAAAGAATCGATTTATTAGCAACTTCAGTGGTAGATGCCATACAAAATATACCTACTATTAAAGTTAAAAATGCACCTAATTTAGTAGTCAATGAAAAAGAAACTACACTCTCTATTACTGCTGCCTCTGATAGTTCGACGTTAGCATCATTGCAAATTTGGGTAAATAATGTTCCTTTTTATGGTTCCTCTGCCCTGTCAATTAGTGATAAAGTTTTCAATATAAATCAAAAAATACCTTTATCTATGGGAGAAAATAAAATAGAAGTTTCTTGTACAGATACACTAGGTAGAGAATCCATCCGATGGGCTAGAACGGTCAATAATCAATATAAAAGAAAACCAAAAACCATTATTGTAAGTATAGGTGTATCGCAGCATCAGCAAAAAGATATGAATTTAAAATATGCTGATAAAGATGCTAAAGATTTTGCTCAATTATTTATTGATACCACTGATTCTACTACTATAGAAACCATTCTATTGCAAAACGAAATGGTAAGTTCTGAAAATGTAAAAGCAACCAAAACTAGATTAATGGAAACTTCCGTAGACGATCAAGTATATATATTTTATGCAGGACACGGAACTGTGGCCAACAAACAACTTTTTCTCTCAACATATGAAATTGATTTTAACGCACCTGAACAAAAAGGCCTAAGCTATAATGTTCTCGAAAATCTATTAGACAGCATCCCTGCAAGAAATAAAGCACTATTTATAGATGCTTGTCAGAGTGGAGAACTTTTAGATGTCAAAAATGACATGGGTACTGGTATTGCAAGTACAGAAAGTCCGGCAAATAGTAGAGGATTAAAGGTTAAAGTAAGTGCTAAAAAAAGTGACGCTACATTAAGCAACATTAAAGCTGTTTTTAATGAGTTAAGACGTGGTACAGGTGCGTTTATTTTTAGTAGCGCTAGTGGTATGGAATATGCCTACGAAGGTGAACAATGGAAAAATGGTGTATTTACCTATGCACTACTAAAAGGTTTATCGGAAGAAGATGCAGACCAGAATAATGATGGTATTATTAAGGTTTCTGAATTACAAGATTACCTATTTAAAGAGGTTTCTGAACTTACAAATGGACGGCAGAACCCTACCAATAGATTAGAAAATATTGGCAACGACTTTAATTTTTACAATAGAAAAATACAAGAGTAGTTTATAAAAAAGAGCAATTAGAAAATATAAAATTAACGCTATCCGTAATTTTTAAATTTTATATATTTAAAATCTGGCCAGGCAATCCAAAAAAGAGAGTGCTGTATTACTGCAAATGTGTGACTTAGCACTCAAACAACTTCTATCTGGCAAATCACTAACAGGGTCAAGGAGGTGTATTTGCACAAAAACTTAATTATGAACTAAGAAAAAAATAAACTCTGAATCAAAACGAGACAGC encodes:
- a CDS encoding succinylglutamate desuccinylase/aspartoacylase family protein produces the protein MSKDKFVLLGTEIPKGKGAVLELEVAKLHTSNSLKVPVIVERGKEDGPVLLLLGGVHGNESNGVAIVRDIIRKKYNIPKRGTIICIPVFNVFGYLNLTREFPDGRDLNRMFPGSSKGSLASQFAFKFTKEIAPFVDYVLDFHTGGADRSNYPNVRCDINNEKQLSLAQVFGAPYLMHSKYIAHSLRETVHKLGKTIILFEGGKSLQLDKSVIDCGVTGAINVMKYLKMHDGEIEVNSETVLIEKSKWIRASYSGIFESAVENGQKVTKKMLLGRISDPFGKFEKKIYAPFDCYIFGLNTAPNVYKGDAIFHVSVNK
- the rimK gene encoding 30S ribosomal protein S6--L-glutamate ligase, producing MKIAILSRNNNLYSTKRLVEAAEELGHEAIIVDHLKCTIELEKKSPRVFYNGKYLENIDAIIPRIGSSVTFYGTAVVRQFEMMNVFSAVGSQALTDSRDKLRSLQILAKAGVGLPKTVFTNYAKDVDHVIESVGGAPLILKLLEGTQGLGVVLAETKNAASSVIEAFNGLKARVIAQQFIKESGGADIRVFVVDGRVIGAMKRQGKEGEFRSNLHRGGSAELIELSNEEELTALKATKAMGLGVAGVDMLQSTNGPLVLEVNSSPGLEGIENATKIDIAKEIIKYLERNV
- a CDS encoding ATP-dependent zinc protease family protein codes for the protein MEIIGRSDKVDFPDLYLEDLAVKIDTGAYTSSIHCHDIKEIEIKGIKYLHFKTLDPAYLKYQNQVIKVKEYTEKNIRSSFGEVEKRFIIKTQVILFNKKYPIELSLTNRSEMKFPVLIGRKFLNKKFMVDTSKKDESFLLKNNLTQ
- a CDS encoding transposase, which encodes MNEDQEYQYTKRTQKDYSYSFKLQVVDEVERGEIGITAARLKYGIQGHGTIRTWIRKYGNLDWDNKSDLKMGKTPEQKLLELEQKVLLLEKQKASLEKQLYVTDKKAIFFDMMIDIAEDEFNIPIRKKSLPKQLTNSKKKKK
- a CDS encoding IS3 family transposase yields the protein MLGLNRQIYYRSKRKVKKNNSIASKVVDLVKRIRLKQTKIGTRKLYQLLLPELQLLNVGRDKLFDIMRANRLDIKPKKQYHVTTNSHHRFKKHKNLIEHLEINRPEQVLVSDITYIGERSNPMYLSLVTDAYSKKIMGLNVSDSLNANGAIAALKEALKNRNYVDLPMIHHSDRGLQYCSHEYQRHLQENKVLCSMTESYDPYQNAVAERINGILKQEFILGIKINDLDLMNKFIRESVYIYNNERPHWSNYMKTPVEMHQQSEIKMRTYKSKNSTESTLDAINI
- a CDS encoding rhodanese-like domain-containing protein — its product is MLKFLFITFLFLPFNLVFGQTLPLKYEASLASYSDFKTLVEEVEPYREERLISLDRFLEMSKEKNVIILDSRSKFRYDRKHLKGAVNLTFADYTQESLWELIPDPNTIILIYCNNNFIGDQVDFRSKVAKPKPDVVETQILSNKKPIMLALNVPVFINLYGYGYRNIYELNELVNINDKRIKFKGTEVK
- a CDS encoding caspase family protein, giving the protein MRLLLFYLLLTFYYLTSFAQQTSFYPYKNYYFTVGDANEDYAIGLMQGYDDQDGMFAVILINADGTYQYMTLGEYSEVTDIKIHPSLPIVAVSSLHKNENKVGELTFYDVKNNALIGKIQGNYEQLQFLDNDSSITALQKSYGFTNRIDRINWKTQKNTGTFYFKDIKKYFISSIPNQLVYLKNGFLSTLDTLNVLDVAKSSTQTIPLQLVSFTTGGKTKYLKDGKIPIWKNNNWSSKTIKNIIPISNPTSLIPRLENSYYIEDINNKFQRYFLSDFSLGNASDYILTQAGSKQLLLFEDKIYYAIGQNNVKEIQSPFYLNLSKNSNVSILSTKIVEKGTWIFTGSGIQFAEFPQRNFIPKKAPPHIDFPKGFKEINKDITWVNKAGTVQKYDFVDTEVKNELPLIKSYQLANNGNKQGSFSKDGLHFTINKKDNIIYAYFNYAGANSIDYLSGINAFNLSSDSIVNTFDDFNAIIDNLIFNRFHYDEKSESIYLCYHSSFGSPSNNYKIDVVKKGSFEKVEEWPEKFTSILSHNRVLNQYEKLNIKGFSPISANKKLGDLNLDWFDGVPYLYIEHKNILLFPFNNKNGNSELFVYDTSLALDNPTFLRSYAIGDKITQIDFHNNQVIIGLKKGEIQFIDLEKLINKSRIKEKQFGENMLSVYINKSHEGKIKGLNFINNGQQLLIRDNNSSFSIWDLKNGLQTFFETSSDKGWFYQKEDTLVHRGKHKVNEKWLLSKEVKIYDSSDYNSIEYLQYDENNTLFLDRNQLVIVSENDSNAISINKLKSNYIYKEYEYSNAVKKTSELLAAKKYKNKIAFLFSNGWVGVYSLKIDQCFYKVDLSTLEKINQLPKESTISMNYGALTIDKNNDALYVSNQNNEVVQLQFSTGDFINKITPFKNSDSPISAIEVNKNLLAIGNTNSKVKIFSTAPLADLFTLYTPTNDIFKKKEVSPFNQSAFYVSYLSRNELMYVDFSNEFFTQHKMKTGQYKLVETAGDYTYETTKAYYLSSQICLNNKIIGIDYSENQYVMEYDLINKSYKKLFKIEVQEDEKMYALFKSPDDTMYGIYITKKDGSYYEQEVVKVLLYSTKNHEKISEINTSTFGVSNLFNHIHFINNHELVFIKDGNTFFTYNLTTKTGKLLNNTEVKNISSNYFLSDGTVLHTAYKSTTSTKNKLLYSIDFNKELEVIDLTTSKSIKHWPLPIDTYRSFLMNDDKVLVTASEKKEILFWDVDQNVGELLATMYLSPSMDYIIYTPDLYYTSTKSIDDLISIKSNNNVYKFEQFDLMLNRPDIVFDRLKFANPKLVEYYTELRKKRIDLLATSVVDAIQNIPTIKVKNAPNLVVNEKETTLSITAASDSSTLASLQIWVNNVPFYGSSALSISDKVFNINQKIPLSMGENKIEVSCTDTLGRESIRWARTVNNQYKRKPKTIIVSIGVSQHQQKDMNLKYADKDAKDFAQLFIDTTDSTTIETILLQNEMVSSENVKATKTRLMETSVDDQVYIFYAGHGTVANKQLFLSTYEIDFNAPEQKGLSYNVLENLLDSIPARNKALFIDACQSGELLDVKNDMGTGIASTESPANSRGLKVKVSAKKSDATLSNIKAVFNELRRGTGAFIFSSASGMEYAYEGEQWKNGVFTYALLKGLSEEDADQNNDGIIKVSELQDYLFKEVSELTNGRQNPTNRLENIGNDFNFYNRKIQE